A part of Meleagris gallopavo isolate NT-WF06-2002-E0010 breed Aviagen turkey brand Nicholas breeding stock chromosome 26, Turkey_5.1, whole genome shotgun sequence genomic DNA contains:
- the PAFAH1B2 gene encoding platelet-activating factor acetylhydrolase IB subunit beta yields MSHGDSNPAAVPHAAEDTQGDDRWMSQHNRFVLDCKDKEPDVLFVGDSMVQLLQQYEIWRELFSPLHALNFGIGGDTTGHVLWRLKNGELENIKPKVIVVWVGTNNYENTAEEVAGGIEAIVRLINTQQPQAKVIVLGLLPRGEKPNPLRQKNAKVNHLLKASLPKLPNVQLLDVDAGFVHSDGTISYHDMFDFLHLTGGAYAKICKPLHELIMQLLEETPEEKRAALA; encoded by the exons ATGAGCCATGGAGACTCGAATCCTGCAGCAGTCCCACATGCTGCTGAGGATACTCAGGGAGATGACAGATGGATGTCACAG CACAATAGATTTGTTTTGGACTGCAAAGACAAGGAACCTGATGTGCTCTTCGTGGGTGATTCCATGGTGCAGTTGCTACAGCAATATGAG ATATGGCGAGAGCTCTTCTCACCACTTCATGCATTGAATTTTGGGATTGGTGGAGACACCACTGGACACGTTCTGTGGAGACTGAAGAATGGTGAACTGGAGAACATTAAACCGAAG GTCATTGTTGTTTGGGTTGGAACAAATAATTACgaaaacacagcagaagaagtAGCAGGAGGGATTGAGGCTATCGTGCGTCTGATAAATACCCAGCAGCCACAGGCCAAAGTTATTGTACTG GGCCTGCTACCTCGTGGAGAGAAGCCAAACCCTCTGCGGCAGAAGAATGCCAAGGTGAACCATCTGCTAAAAGCCTCACTCCCCAAACTACCCAATGTGCAGCTCCTGGATGTAGATGCTGGCTTCGTGCACTCAGATGGCACCATCTCGTACCACGATATGTTTGATTTCCTGCACCTGACAGGAGGGGCCTATGCAAAGATCTGCAAACCCCTCCACGAACTGATCATGCAGCTACTGGAGGAGACCCCTGAGGAGAAGCGAGCTGCCCTGGCCTGA
- the SIDT2 gene encoding SID1 transmembrane family member 2 isoform X3, with the protein MPSAGAAALAWALFWLLAPPPALPDPLEPKKNVEQKDAVFDRIYSDWVAGDTLNIYAFNHTVLRNRTEGVRVSVNVLSDHKDLPVLFVVRQKEAVVSFQVPLILRGLYQRKYAYQEVSRTLCQPQTKVEVETQHFFVDVSTLSLNASYQLRVTRVENFVLRTNEAFTFNATASQPQYFKYEFPDGVDSVIVKVTSAMAFPCSVISIQDILCPVYDLDNNVAFIGMYQTMTKKAAITVQRKDFPSNSFYVVVVVKTEDEACGGALPYYPLSKRTSPDKPVDQHNRQKMLEVMVSPAITSEAYVNSMLFCLGIFLSFYVITVLIACWENCRQHKKKGLLAAMDSPSLDTASLLGHAHSIPDSFLGHAPYMGCGYGSFENGSSCSTEAITDSMGSADVSYGYVGERSLENVAGRPRLDSLSSVEEDDYDTLADIDYDKNVIRTKQYLCVADLARKDKRVLRKKYQIYFWNIATIAVFYALPVVQLVITYQTVVNVTGNQDICYYNFLCAHPLGNLSAFNNIISNLGYVLLGLLFLLIILQREINYNRALMRNDTHALECGIPKHFGLFYAMGTALMMEGLLSACYHVCPNYTNFQFDTSFMYMIAGLCMLKLYQKRHPDINASAYSAYACLAVVIFFSVIGVVFGKGNMVFWIIFSVMHIMATLLLSTQLYYMGRWKLDTGILRRILHVMYTDCVRQCSGPMYVDRMVLLVMGNIINWSLAAYGLLVRPNDFASYLLAIGICNLLLYFAFYIIMKLRSGERIKLIPLLCIIGTSVVWGFALFFFFQGLSTWQKTPAESREHNRDCILLDFFDDHDIWHFLSSIAMFGSFLVLLTLDDDLDCVQRDKIYVF; encoded by the exons ATGCCCTCTGCCGGGGCCGCCGCGCTGGCCTGGGCGCTGTTTTGGCTGCTCGCCCCTCCGCCCGCCTTGCCCGACCCCCTGGAGCCGAAGAAGAACGTGGAGCAGAAGGACGCCGTCTTCGACAGGATCTACTCGGACTGGGTGGCCGGCGACACGCTCAACATCTACGCCTTCAACCACACGGTGCTGAGGAACAGG ACGGAGGGAGTGCGGGTGTCGGTGAACGTCCTGTCTGACCATAAGGACCTGCCCGTGCTCTTCGTGGTGAGGCAGAAGGAGGCGGTGGTCTCATTCCAAGTGCCACTCATCCTTCGGGGGCT GTACCAGCGGAAATACGCCTACCAGGAGGTGAGCCGCACGCTGTGCCAACCGCAGACCAAGGTGGAGGTGGAGACCCAGCACTTCTTCGTGGACGTTTCCACGCTGTCCCTCAACGCCTCCTACCAGCTGCGGGTCACCCGCGTGGAGAACTTTGTGCTGCG GACGAATGAAGCCTTCACCTTCAATGCCACAGCGTCACAGCCGCAG TACTTCAAGTATGAGTTCCCTGACGGAGTGGACTCGGTGATCGTGAAGGTGACCTCAGCCATGGCCTTCCCCTGCTCCGTCATCTCCATCCAGGACATCCTG TGCCCCGTCTACGACCTGGACAACAACGTGGCCTTCATTGGGATGTACCAGACCATGACCAAGAAAGCGGCCATCACGGTGCAG AGGAAGGATTTCCCCAGCAACAGCTTCTATGTGGTGGTTGTGGTGAAGACAGAAGATGAAGCCTGCGGAGGAGCCCTCCCCTACTACCCCCTTTCCAAGCGCACCTCCCCAG ATAAGCCAGTGGATCAGCACAACCGGCAGAAGATGCTGGAGGTGATGGTGTCACCGGCCATAACCT CGGAGGCATACGTGAACAGCATGCTCTTCTGCCTCGGcatcttcctctctttctaTGTCATCACGGTGCTCATCGCCTGCTGGGAGAACTGCCG GCAACACAAGAAGAAAGGGCTCCTGGCTGCCATGGACTCGCCCAGCCTGGACACGG CATCCTTACTGG GGCACGCCCACAGCATCCCAGACTCCTTCCTTGGGCATGCCCCCTACATGGGCTGTGGATACGGCTCCTTTG agaacggttcctcctgcagcactgaggccATCACAGACAGCATGGGCTCTGCAGACGTCTCCTATGGATATGTGG gagagcGGTCGCTGGAGAACGTGGCCGGCCGGCCGCGCCTGGACTCGCTCAGCTCTGTTGAAGAGGACGACTACGACACGCTGGCCGACATCGACTATGACAAGAACGTCATCCGCACCAAG CAATACCTCTGTGTGGCCGACCTGGCCCGCAAGGACAAGCGGGTGCTGCGGAAGAAATACCAGATCTACTTCTG GAACATTGCCACCATCGCCGTGTTCTACGCGCTGCCCGTCGTCCAGCTCGTCATCACCTACCAGACG GTGGTGAATGTCACCGGCAACCAGGACATCTGCTACTACAACTTCCTGTGTGCCCACCCGCTGGGGAACCTCAG CGCCTTCAACAACATCATCAGCAACCTGGGCTACGTGCTGCTGGGCTTGCTCTTCCTGCTCATCATCCTGCAGCGGGAGATCAACTACAACAGGGCGCTCATGCGCAATGACACACACGCCCTG GAGTGTGGCATCCCCAAGCACTTCGGGCTCTTCTATGCCATGGGCACGGCGCTGATGATGGAGGGGCTGCTCAGTGCCTGCTACCACGTCTGCCCCAACTACACCAACTTCCAGTTCG ACACCTCCTTCATGTACATGATTGCTGGGCTCTGCATGCTGAAGCTGTACCAGAAACGGCACCCGGACATCAACGCCAGTGCCTACAGCGCCTATGCCTGTCTGGCTGTTGTCATCTTCTTCTCTGTCATTGGTGTG GTCTTTGGCAAAGGCAACATGGTCTTCTGGATCATCTTCTCTGTCATGCACATCATGGCCACATTGCTGCTGAGCACCCAGCTGTACTACATGGGGCGCTGGAAGCTCG ACACAGGCATCCTGCGCAGGATCCTTCACGTGATGTACACAGACTGCGTCCGGCAGTGCAGTGGCCCCATGTACGTG GACCGAATGGTGCTCTTGGTTATGGGAAACATCATCAACTGGTCCCT TGCTGCCTACGGGCTCCTTGTCCGCCCCAATGACTTCGCTTCCTACCTGCTGGCCATTGGCATCTGCAATCTGCTCCTCTACTTCGCCTTCTACATCATCATGAAG CTCCGCAGTGGTGAACGCATCAAACTCATCCCCCTGCTCTGCATCATCGGCACCTCTGTGGTCTGGGGCTTTGcactcttcttcttcttccaggGGCTCAGTACCTGGCAG AAAACACCAGCGGAGTCCCGGGAGCACAACCGTGACTGCATCTTGCTCGACTTCTTTGACGACCACGACATCTGGCACTTCCTCTCCTCCATTGCCATGTTTGGTTCGTTCCTG gtgctgctgaCACTGGATGACGATTTGGACTGCGTCCAGCGGGACAAGATCTACGTCTTCTAG
- the SIDT2 gene encoding SID1 transmembrane family member 2 isoform X2: MPSAGAAALAWALFWLLAPPPALPDPLEPKKNVEQKDAVFDRIYSDWVAGDTLNIYAFNHTVLRNRTEGVRVSVNVLSDHKDLPVLFVVRQKEAVVSFQVPLILRGLYQRKYAYQEVSRTLCQPQTKVEVETQHFFVDVSTLSLNASYQLRVTRVENFVLRTNEAFTFNATASQPQYFKYEFPDGVDSVIVKVTSAMAFPCSVISIQDILCPVYDLDNNVAFIGMYQTMTKKAAITVQRKDFPSNSFYVVVVVKTEDEACGGALPYYPLSKRTSPDKPVDQHNRQKMLEVMVSPAITSEAYVNSMLFCLGIFLSFYVITVLIACWENCRQHKKKGLLAAMDSPSLDTGHAHSIPDSFLGHAPYMGCGYGSFENGSSCSTEAITDSMGSADVSYGYVAQEQFKRRIPSSPMRHQYIAMGERSLENVAGRPRLDSLSSVEEDDYDTLADIDYDKNVIRTKQYLCVADLARKDKRVLRKKYQIYFWNIATIAVFYALPVVQLVITYQTVVNVTGNQDICYYNFLCAHPLGNLSAFNNIISNLGYVLLGLLFLLIILQREINYNRALMRNDTHALECGIPKHFGLFYAMGTALMMEGLLSACYHVCPNYTNFQFDTSFMYMIAGLCMLKLYQKRHPDINASAYSAYACLAVVIFFSVIGVVFGKGNMVFWIIFSVMHIMATLLLSTQLYYMGRWKLDTGILRRILHVMYTDCVRQCSGPMYVDRMVLLVMGNIINWSLAAYGLLVRPNDFASYLLAIGICNLLLYFAFYIIMKLRSGERIKLIPLLCIIGTSVVWGFALFFFFQGLSTWQKTPAESREHNRDCILLDFFDDHDIWHFLSSIAMFGSFLVLLTLDDDLDCVQRDKIYVF; encoded by the exons ATGCCCTCTGCCGGGGCCGCCGCGCTGGCCTGGGCGCTGTTTTGGCTGCTCGCCCCTCCGCCCGCCTTGCCCGACCCCCTGGAGCCGAAGAAGAACGTGGAGCAGAAGGACGCCGTCTTCGACAGGATCTACTCGGACTGGGTGGCCGGCGACACGCTCAACATCTACGCCTTCAACCACACGGTGCTGAGGAACAGG ACGGAGGGAGTGCGGGTGTCGGTGAACGTCCTGTCTGACCATAAGGACCTGCCCGTGCTCTTCGTGGTGAGGCAGAAGGAGGCGGTGGTCTCATTCCAAGTGCCACTCATCCTTCGGGGGCT GTACCAGCGGAAATACGCCTACCAGGAGGTGAGCCGCACGCTGTGCCAACCGCAGACCAAGGTGGAGGTGGAGACCCAGCACTTCTTCGTGGACGTTTCCACGCTGTCCCTCAACGCCTCCTACCAGCTGCGGGTCACCCGCGTGGAGAACTTTGTGCTGCG GACGAATGAAGCCTTCACCTTCAATGCCACAGCGTCACAGCCGCAG TACTTCAAGTATGAGTTCCCTGACGGAGTGGACTCGGTGATCGTGAAGGTGACCTCAGCCATGGCCTTCCCCTGCTCCGTCATCTCCATCCAGGACATCCTG TGCCCCGTCTACGACCTGGACAACAACGTGGCCTTCATTGGGATGTACCAGACCATGACCAAGAAAGCGGCCATCACGGTGCAG AGGAAGGATTTCCCCAGCAACAGCTTCTATGTGGTGGTTGTGGTGAAGACAGAAGATGAAGCCTGCGGAGGAGCCCTCCCCTACTACCCCCTTTCCAAGCGCACCTCCCCAG ATAAGCCAGTGGATCAGCACAACCGGCAGAAGATGCTGGAGGTGATGGTGTCACCGGCCATAACCT CGGAGGCATACGTGAACAGCATGCTCTTCTGCCTCGGcatcttcctctctttctaTGTCATCACGGTGCTCATCGCCTGCTGGGAGAACTGCCG GCAACACAAGAAGAAAGGGCTCCTGGCTGCCATGGACTCGCCCAGCCTGGACACGG GGCACGCCCACAGCATCCCAGACTCCTTCCTTGGGCATGCCCCCTACATGGGCTGTGGATACGGCTCCTTTG agaacggttcctcctgcagcactgaggccATCACAGACAGCATGGGCTCTGCAGACGTCTCCTATGGATATGTGG CGCAGGAGCAGTTCAAGCGGCGCATCCCCTCCTCCCCGATGAGGCACCAGTACATTGCCATGG gagagcGGTCGCTGGAGAACGTGGCCGGCCGGCCGCGCCTGGACTCGCTCAGCTCTGTTGAAGAGGACGACTACGACACGCTGGCCGACATCGACTATGACAAGAACGTCATCCGCACCAAG CAATACCTCTGTGTGGCCGACCTGGCCCGCAAGGACAAGCGGGTGCTGCGGAAGAAATACCAGATCTACTTCTG GAACATTGCCACCATCGCCGTGTTCTACGCGCTGCCCGTCGTCCAGCTCGTCATCACCTACCAGACG GTGGTGAATGTCACCGGCAACCAGGACATCTGCTACTACAACTTCCTGTGTGCCCACCCGCTGGGGAACCTCAG CGCCTTCAACAACATCATCAGCAACCTGGGCTACGTGCTGCTGGGCTTGCTCTTCCTGCTCATCATCCTGCAGCGGGAGATCAACTACAACAGGGCGCTCATGCGCAATGACACACACGCCCTG GAGTGTGGCATCCCCAAGCACTTCGGGCTCTTCTATGCCATGGGCACGGCGCTGATGATGGAGGGGCTGCTCAGTGCCTGCTACCACGTCTGCCCCAACTACACCAACTTCCAGTTCG ACACCTCCTTCATGTACATGATTGCTGGGCTCTGCATGCTGAAGCTGTACCAGAAACGGCACCCGGACATCAACGCCAGTGCCTACAGCGCCTATGCCTGTCTGGCTGTTGTCATCTTCTTCTCTGTCATTGGTGTG GTCTTTGGCAAAGGCAACATGGTCTTCTGGATCATCTTCTCTGTCATGCACATCATGGCCACATTGCTGCTGAGCACCCAGCTGTACTACATGGGGCGCTGGAAGCTCG ACACAGGCATCCTGCGCAGGATCCTTCACGTGATGTACACAGACTGCGTCCGGCAGTGCAGTGGCCCCATGTACGTG GACCGAATGGTGCTCTTGGTTATGGGAAACATCATCAACTGGTCCCT TGCTGCCTACGGGCTCCTTGTCCGCCCCAATGACTTCGCTTCCTACCTGCTGGCCATTGGCATCTGCAATCTGCTCCTCTACTTCGCCTTCTACATCATCATGAAG CTCCGCAGTGGTGAACGCATCAAACTCATCCCCCTGCTCTGCATCATCGGCACCTCTGTGGTCTGGGGCTTTGcactcttcttcttcttccaggGGCTCAGTACCTGGCAG AAAACACCAGCGGAGTCCCGGGAGCACAACCGTGACTGCATCTTGCTCGACTTCTTTGACGACCACGACATCTGGCACTTCCTCTCCTCCATTGCCATGTTTGGTTCGTTCCTG gtgctgctgaCACTGGATGACGATTTGGACTGCGTCCAGCGGGACAAGATCTACGTCTTCTAG
- the TAGLN gene encoding transgelin, with product MANKGPAYGMSRDVQSKIEKKYDDELEDRLVEWIVAQCGSSVGRPDRGRLGFQVWLKNGIVLSQLVNSLYPDGSKPVKIPDSPPTMVFKQMEQIAQFLKAAEDYGVVKTDMFQTVDLFEAKDMAAVQRTLVALGSLAVTKNDGHYHGDPNWFMKKAQEHKREFSESQLKEGKNIIGLQMGTNKGASQAGMSYGRPRQIIS from the exons ATGGCAAACAAGGGCCCAGCCTATGGCATGAGCAGGGACGTCCAGTCCAAGATCGAGAAGAAGTACGACGACGAGCTGGAGGACCGCCTGGTGGAATGGATCGTGGCTCAGTGCGGCTCCAGCGTGGGCCGCCCGGACCGGGGCCGCCTGGGCTTCCAGGTCTGGCTGAAGAACGGCATC GTCCTCAGCCAGCTGGTGAACAGCCTCTACCCTGACGGCTCCAAGCCTGTCAAGATCCCCGACAGCCCTCCCACCATGGTCTTCAAGCAgatggaacagattgcccagttCCTCAAGGCGGCTGAGGACTACGGTGTGGTCAAGACAGACATGTTCCAGACCGTCGACCTCTTTGAAG CCAAGGATATGGCGGCGGTGCAGAGGACACTTGTGGCCCTGGGGAGCCTGGCGGTGACCAAGAACGATGGGCATTACCACGGGGATCCCAACTGGTTCATGAA GAAGGCGCAGGAGCACAAGCGGGAGTTCTCCGAGAGCCAGCTGAAGGAGGGCAAGAACATCATTGGCTTACAGATGGGGACCAACAAGGGCGCATCACAGGCGGGGATGAGCTACGGCCGACCCCGGCAGATCATCAGCTAG
- the SIDT2 gene encoding SID1 transmembrane family member 2 isoform X1, producing the protein MPSAGAAALAWALFWLLAPPPALPDPLEPKKNVEQKDAVFDRIYSDWVAGDTLNIYAFNHTVLRNRTEGVRVSVNVLSDHKDLPVLFVVRQKEAVVSFQVPLILRGLYQRKYAYQEVSRTLCQPQTKVEVETQHFFVDVSTLSLNASYQLRVTRVENFVLRTNEAFTFNATASQPQYFKYEFPDGVDSVIVKVTSAMAFPCSVISIQDILCPVYDLDNNVAFIGMYQTMTKKAAITVQRKDFPSNSFYVVVVVKTEDEACGGALPYYPLSKRTSPDKPVDQHNRQKMLEVMVSPAITSEAYVNSMLFCLGIFLSFYVITVLIACWENCRQHKKKGLLAAMDSPSLDTASLLGHAHSIPDSFLGHAPYMGCGYGSFENGSSCSTEAITDSMGSADVSYGYVAQEQFKRRIPSSPMRHQYIAMGERSLENVAGRPRLDSLSSVEEDDYDTLADIDYDKNVIRTKQYLCVADLARKDKRVLRKKYQIYFWNIATIAVFYALPVVQLVITYQTVVNVTGNQDICYYNFLCAHPLGNLSAFNNIISNLGYVLLGLLFLLIILQREINYNRALMRNDTHALECGIPKHFGLFYAMGTALMMEGLLSACYHVCPNYTNFQFDTSFMYMIAGLCMLKLYQKRHPDINASAYSAYACLAVVIFFSVIGVVFGKGNMVFWIIFSVMHIMATLLLSTQLYYMGRWKLDTGILRRILHVMYTDCVRQCSGPMYVDRMVLLVMGNIINWSLAAYGLLVRPNDFASYLLAIGICNLLLYFAFYIIMKLRSGERIKLIPLLCIIGTSVVWGFALFFFFQGLSTWQKTPAESREHNRDCILLDFFDDHDIWHFLSSIAMFGSFLVLLTLDDDLDCVQRDKIYVF; encoded by the exons ATGCCCTCTGCCGGGGCCGCCGCGCTGGCCTGGGCGCTGTTTTGGCTGCTCGCCCCTCCGCCCGCCTTGCCCGACCCCCTGGAGCCGAAGAAGAACGTGGAGCAGAAGGACGCCGTCTTCGACAGGATCTACTCGGACTGGGTGGCCGGCGACACGCTCAACATCTACGCCTTCAACCACACGGTGCTGAGGAACAGG ACGGAGGGAGTGCGGGTGTCGGTGAACGTCCTGTCTGACCATAAGGACCTGCCCGTGCTCTTCGTGGTGAGGCAGAAGGAGGCGGTGGTCTCATTCCAAGTGCCACTCATCCTTCGGGGGCT GTACCAGCGGAAATACGCCTACCAGGAGGTGAGCCGCACGCTGTGCCAACCGCAGACCAAGGTGGAGGTGGAGACCCAGCACTTCTTCGTGGACGTTTCCACGCTGTCCCTCAACGCCTCCTACCAGCTGCGGGTCACCCGCGTGGAGAACTTTGTGCTGCG GACGAATGAAGCCTTCACCTTCAATGCCACAGCGTCACAGCCGCAG TACTTCAAGTATGAGTTCCCTGACGGAGTGGACTCGGTGATCGTGAAGGTGACCTCAGCCATGGCCTTCCCCTGCTCCGTCATCTCCATCCAGGACATCCTG TGCCCCGTCTACGACCTGGACAACAACGTGGCCTTCATTGGGATGTACCAGACCATGACCAAGAAAGCGGCCATCACGGTGCAG AGGAAGGATTTCCCCAGCAACAGCTTCTATGTGGTGGTTGTGGTGAAGACAGAAGATGAAGCCTGCGGAGGAGCCCTCCCCTACTACCCCCTTTCCAAGCGCACCTCCCCAG ATAAGCCAGTGGATCAGCACAACCGGCAGAAGATGCTGGAGGTGATGGTGTCACCGGCCATAACCT CGGAGGCATACGTGAACAGCATGCTCTTCTGCCTCGGcatcttcctctctttctaTGTCATCACGGTGCTCATCGCCTGCTGGGAGAACTGCCG GCAACACAAGAAGAAAGGGCTCCTGGCTGCCATGGACTCGCCCAGCCTGGACACGG CATCCTTACTGG GGCACGCCCACAGCATCCCAGACTCCTTCCTTGGGCATGCCCCCTACATGGGCTGTGGATACGGCTCCTTTG agaacggttcctcctgcagcactgaggccATCACAGACAGCATGGGCTCTGCAGACGTCTCCTATGGATATGTGG CGCAGGAGCAGTTCAAGCGGCGCATCCCCTCCTCCCCGATGAGGCACCAGTACATTGCCATGG gagagcGGTCGCTGGAGAACGTGGCCGGCCGGCCGCGCCTGGACTCGCTCAGCTCTGTTGAAGAGGACGACTACGACACGCTGGCCGACATCGACTATGACAAGAACGTCATCCGCACCAAG CAATACCTCTGTGTGGCCGACCTGGCCCGCAAGGACAAGCGGGTGCTGCGGAAGAAATACCAGATCTACTTCTG GAACATTGCCACCATCGCCGTGTTCTACGCGCTGCCCGTCGTCCAGCTCGTCATCACCTACCAGACG GTGGTGAATGTCACCGGCAACCAGGACATCTGCTACTACAACTTCCTGTGTGCCCACCCGCTGGGGAACCTCAG CGCCTTCAACAACATCATCAGCAACCTGGGCTACGTGCTGCTGGGCTTGCTCTTCCTGCTCATCATCCTGCAGCGGGAGATCAACTACAACAGGGCGCTCATGCGCAATGACACACACGCCCTG GAGTGTGGCATCCCCAAGCACTTCGGGCTCTTCTATGCCATGGGCACGGCGCTGATGATGGAGGGGCTGCTCAGTGCCTGCTACCACGTCTGCCCCAACTACACCAACTTCCAGTTCG ACACCTCCTTCATGTACATGATTGCTGGGCTCTGCATGCTGAAGCTGTACCAGAAACGGCACCCGGACATCAACGCCAGTGCCTACAGCGCCTATGCCTGTCTGGCTGTTGTCATCTTCTTCTCTGTCATTGGTGTG GTCTTTGGCAAAGGCAACATGGTCTTCTGGATCATCTTCTCTGTCATGCACATCATGGCCACATTGCTGCTGAGCACCCAGCTGTACTACATGGGGCGCTGGAAGCTCG ACACAGGCATCCTGCGCAGGATCCTTCACGTGATGTACACAGACTGCGTCCGGCAGTGCAGTGGCCCCATGTACGTG GACCGAATGGTGCTCTTGGTTATGGGAAACATCATCAACTGGTCCCT TGCTGCCTACGGGCTCCTTGTCCGCCCCAATGACTTCGCTTCCTACCTGCTGGCCATTGGCATCTGCAATCTGCTCCTCTACTTCGCCTTCTACATCATCATGAAG CTCCGCAGTGGTGAACGCATCAAACTCATCCCCCTGCTCTGCATCATCGGCACCTCTGTGGTCTGGGGCTTTGcactcttcttcttcttccaggGGCTCAGTACCTGGCAG AAAACACCAGCGGAGTCCCGGGAGCACAACCGTGACTGCATCTTGCTCGACTTCTTTGACGACCACGACATCTGGCACTTCCTCTCCTCCATTGCCATGTTTGGTTCGTTCCTG gtgctgctgaCACTGGATGACGATTTGGACTGCGTCCAGCGGGACAAGATCTACGTCTTCTAG